One Coffea arabica cultivar ET-39 chromosome 5c, Coffea Arabica ET-39 HiFi, whole genome shotgun sequence DNA window includes the following coding sequences:
- the LOC113690056 gene encoding putative late blight resistance protein homolog R1A-3, whose translation MNPLTNWDWGFIPSTLLVWKLDCLRTLWKFCPQSQKWTSNLYSKASKTGFDSEDLVKLVEVLKEKLKFLKNFVGFVTLHGVEDGQLGPLFVHTEFITANAARLSFTWNSDPSSTRNHITDLLQKIIPPESQVHETCVQALITSKFSRHPYGDSDELVLRDFLESLQCNIWSILKSCTFRMISVKFQLQILWEGFRYLRTIFKEKPKKFDEKVRDLTGLVLCDAGLYLLSLSLNATNDGFIREMDLVSPDLLENMNLIKLTVAEECLETSPFNFPRTNALGFIDFLLKYMRELTSSEASLAALADHPVQTIQKDLGFLRFFGGKIVEMRNGDEELQALWDRVVEVAYTVEFPIDSVLVGDILDSCSLSFDSIVEEIESIKSEASKIFDSKRPDVKEKEVTKRPNPPPAQGSKPTNNDVVVGFEDEATSIINRLTRGSRQVQIVPIVGMPGLGKTTLAKKVYNDSSIISYFYTRAWCTVSQVYAMKNLLLEILTCIESKHSEKFFEMSEEDLAAEVKKGLLRNRYLIVFDDVWDMELWNRLEASFPNDGNGSRVIMTSRLRDVVPQDNLHQEPHYLRQLTHDESWDLLKEKLCPGKDLLPSELSELRMQIVEMCQGLPLTIVILAGIIANMDPSGWKGEVQSLSSRNVSSTDQCTTALELSYEHLPDNLKPCFLYFGGFPEDHEHTVKRLIWLWVTEGFVQATDLKSAEDVANDYMMDLINRSLVMVSKQRSIGGVKTCRIHDLLHEFCVEKAKEENFLQLVRGYDELYTLNVPRYLRRLCINSTTKDFNESRLAFPTVRCLLFFAHGTWELYPWFGLPFNFHLFKLLRVLDLSQINLKDTFPREIELLVHLRYLAILGDVYIPSSIANLQNLETFLASSTSLPDTLWNLKKLRHLVWIGQFSFGGFRLPTENLDKSPQLCNLDTLSRVIIFSWENRDKIFKKFPNIRKFKCELTAPHHPAKQQGDNILALDFSSRLESLSLRVPKGFGKPYPVEFHLSLTVRKLTLSGFCLPWSKISAVANLPNLEVLKLLEEAFVGETWDLEGEEFPELRFLKLASLDIVKWTAFECENSFPRLQKLVLEKCHNLEEIPSSLGNVSTLDTIEVIDCPKSETSVNEIQEEQISMGNTGFKVMTSFKRSS comes from the exons ATGAATCCACTTACAAATTGGGACTGGGGATTCATACCATCTACCTTACTAGTCTGGAAGTTGGATTGCCTGAGAACCTTGTGGAAGTTCTGCCCACAGAGTCAGAAGTGGACTTCGAATTTATACAGCAAGGCATCAAAAACTG GATTTGACAGTGAAGATTTGGTGAAATTAGTCGAAGTCCTTAAAGAGAAgctaaaattcttgaaaaactTCGTCGGTTTTGTCACACTGCACGGTGTTGAAGATGGGCAATTGGGACCTTTATTCGTCCACACTGAATTTATCACTGCCAATGCAGCGCGCCTCTCTTTTACATGGAACTCTGACCCTTCCTCAACGAGAAATCATATTACAGACCTGCTGCAGAAGATTATCCCTCCAGAATCCCAAGTCCATGAGACGTGTGTCCAGGCCCTAATCacttcaaagttctcaagaCACCCATACGGGGACTCAGACGAGCTTGTGTTGAGAGACTTCCTAGAGTCTCTCCAATGTAATATATGGTCGATCCTAAAGTCTTGTACTTTTCGTATGATCTCTGTCAAGTTTCAACTGCAAATTCTTTGGGAGGGGTTTAGATACCTGAGAACCATTTTCAAGGAGAAGCCCAAGAAGTTTGATGAGAAGGTGAGAGATCTTACTGGACTTGTGCTCTGCGATGCAGGACTTTATCTTTTGTCTCTTTCTCTGAACGCTACAAATGATGGATTCATAAGGGAGATGGATCTTGTGTCACCTGATTTGCTGGAAAATATGAATCTTATCAAGTTAACAGTTGCAGAGGAATGTCTCGAAACATCACCATTTAACTTTCCCAGGACAAATGCTTTGGGATTTATTGATTTTCTTCTAAAATATATGAGGGAATTGACAAGTTCTGAAGCCAGTTTAGCCGCTCTTGCAGATCATCCAGTTCAGACAATCCAGAAAGACCTTGGTTTCTTACGCTTTTTCGGGGGGAAAATTGTGGAGATGCGCAATGGAGATGAGGAGCTCCAAGCACTCTGGGACCGTGTTGTGGAGGTCGCATACACGGTGGAGTTTCCTATCGACTCCGTACTTGTTGGAGATATTCTAGATTCCTGTTCACTGTCATTTGATTCCATTGTAGAAGAAATTGAGTCCATCAAGTCTGAGGCCTCGAAGATCTTTGACAGCAAAAGACCTGACGTCAAAGAGAAGGAAGTTACCAAGAGACCCAATCCGCCTCCAGCACAGGGAAGTAAGCCAACAAACAATGATGTGGTGGTGGGATTTGAGGATGAGGCAACCTCAATAATCAATCGACTCACAAGAGGATCACGCCAAGTGCAAATAGTTCCCATTGTAGGTATGCCAGGACTTGGCAAGACAACTTTAGCtaaaaaagtttacaatgattCCTCTATTATTTCCTATTTTTATACACGTGCTTGGTGTACTGTTTCTCAAGTTTATGCCATGAAAAACTTGTTGCTTGAAATATTGACTTGTATTGAGTCCAAGCATTCtgaaaaattttttgagatGAGTGAAGAAGATCTGGCCGCAGAAGTCAAAAAAGGCTTGCTAAGGAATAGATATCTCATTGTTTTTGATGATGTATGGGACATGGAATTATGGAACAGATTGGAAGCCTCATTTCCCAATGATGGAAATGGAAGTAGAGTTATCATGACAAGCCGACTCCGTGATGTTGTTCCACAAGATAATCTCCACCAAGAGCCTCATTATCTTCGTCAGCTCACTCATGATGAGAGCTGGGATTTGCTAAAAGAGAAGTTATGTCCCGGAAAAGATTTGCTTCCTTCCGAATTAAGTGAACTTCGGATGCAAATTGTGGAAATGTGTCAAGGATTACCTCTCACAATTGTCATTCTAGCAGGAATTATAGCGAACATGGACCCATCTGGTTGGAAAGGAGAAGTGCAAAGTTTAAGTTCGAGAAATGTTTCTAGCACAGACCAATGCACTACAGCATTAGAGCTGAGTTACGAACATTTACCAGATAATTTGAAACcatgttttctttattttggaggatttcCAGAAGACCATGAACACACTGTCAAGAGGTTGATTTGGTTATGGGTCACTGAAGGATTTGTGCAAGCAACTGATCTAAAGAGTGCAGAGGATGTGGCAAATGATTACATGATGGATCTCATTAACAGGAGCTTAGTCATGGTTTCGAAACAAAGATCCATTGGTGGAGTCAAAACTTGTCGCATTCACGATTTGTTGCATGAGTTCTGTGTGGAAAAAGCCAAAGAAGAAAACTTTTTGCAGCTGGTACGTGGgtatgatgaattgtatacTTTGAATGTGCCACGCTACCTACGTCGCCTATGCATCAACTCCACGACGAAGGACTTCAACGAGTCAAGGTTAGCTTTTCCCACGGTTCGATGTCTATTATTCTTCGCACATGGGACATGGGAATTATACCCGTGGTTTGGTCTTCCATTCAACTTTCACCTCTTCAAACTTCTCAGAGTGTTAGATTTAAGCCAAATAAATCTAAAAGACACATTTCCTAGAGAAATAGAATTACTTGTTCACTTGAGGTACTTGGCAATTCTTGGTGATGTGTACATCCCATCATCTATCGCCAATCTCCAGAATTTGGAAACTTTTCTTGCATCATCAACGTCGTTGCCAGACACTCTGTGGAATTTGAAGAAACTAAGGCATTTAGTATGGATAGGTCAGTTTTCATTTGGTGGTTTTCGTTTGCCCACCGAAAATCTTGACAAGTCTCCACAGTTGTGTAATTTAGATACCTTGTCTCGTGTGATAATTTTTTCTTGGGAGAACAGGGACAAGATATTTAAAAAGTTTCCAAATATCCGCAAGTTTAAATGTGAGCTCACAGCACCTCATCATCCTGCTAAGCAGCAGGGTGACAACATTCTAGCACTCGACTTTTCAAGTCGACTTGAATCACTCAGTTTGAGAGTCCCGAAAGGCTTTGGTAAGCCATATCcagtggaatttcatttgtcATTGACTGTTAGAAAATTGACTCTATCCGGCTTTTGCTTGCCATGGAGCAAAATATCAGCAGTTGCAAATCTTCCCAATCTCGAGGTTCTCAAATTACTCGAGGAAGCCTTTGTAGGGGAAACATGGGACTTAGAAGGAGAGGAATTCCCTGAACTTAGATTCTTGAAGTTAGCTTCCTTGGACATTGTCAAATGGACTGCCTTCGAGTGCGAGAACAGTTTTCCTCGTCTGCAGAAATTGGTGTTGGAAAAGTGTCATAATTTGGAGGAGATTCCTTCTTCCTTGGGGAATGTTTCAACTCTTGATACAATTGAGGTGATTGATTGCCCCAAATCTGAAACTTCAGTAAACGAAATTCAGGAAGAACAAATCAGCATGGGAAATACTGGTTTCAAGGTTATGACGTCCTTCAAGAGGAGTTCATGA
- the LOC113689448 gene encoding putative late blight resistance protein homolog R1A-3, which yields MASSALTCISSVLGYLRTFLENLHPVQEHELGFIRMWLRSIETFLFCARKWGNDDDASLGALIDRINDYIYKMGLATHTICPASQELGLPKNHLEVLPTDSEDVFDIELWQGINNWYLALSDCSLRHSSNPPFKKDGLVEFIDSLLESLDFCFQFEGFIGEEDLEKLIEALKEKLKFLKNFICFVTLQGVEDGQLGPLFIHTEFVTANAARLYFTLNHYSTSNHITDLLQEIIPTESQVHETCVQALITSKFSRHPYGDADELVLRDFLESLQCNIWSMLKSCTFHMISFKFQLQILWEGFRSLRITLKDKPNKFDEKMRDLTGLVLCEAGLLNFSLSLNATDDWFVREMDLVPLDLLERINLIKLTVAEECLETSPFNFPRTNALAFIDFLLKYMTDLTSSEASLAALADHPVQTIQKDLGFLRSFLGKIVEMRNGDEELQAVWDRVVEVAYTVEFLIDSVLVGDILDSCSLSFDSIVEEIESIKSEASKVFDSKRLDVKEKEVTKRPNQTPAQGSKPTNNDVVVGFEDEATSIINRLTRGSRQVQIVPIVGMPGLGKTTLAKKVYNDSSIISYFYTRAWCTVSQVYAMKNLLLEILTCIESKHSEKFFEMSEEDLAAEVKKGLLRNRYLIVFDDVWDMELWNRLEASFPNDGNGSRVIMTSRLRDVVPQDNLHQEPHYLRQLTHDESWDLLKEKLCPGKDLLPSELSELRMQIVEMCQGLPLTIVILAGILANMDPSGWKGEVQSLSSRNVSSTDQCTTALELSYEHLPDNLKPCFLYFGGFPEDHEHTVKRLIWLWVAEGFVQATDLKSAEDVANDHMMDLINRSLVMVSKQRSIGGVKTCRIHDLLHEFCVKNAKEENFLQLVRGYDELYTLNVPHYLHRLCINSTTKDFNESRLAFPTVRSLLFFAQGTRYLPSSVGLSFNFHLFKLLRVLDLSQINLKDTFPREIELLVHLRYLAILGDVYIPSSIANLENLETFMASSLSWSLPDTIWNLKKLRHLVWTGPSLFGGFGLPTKNLDNSPQLCNLETLSPLRLSSWENWDKIFKKFPNIRKLKCKLTAPHQLAKKQSNNILALDFSSRLESLSLCVPPRLGKPSGPYPVEFHFSLTIRKLTLSGFCLPWSKISAVANLPNLEALKLLREAFVGETWDLDAEEFPELRFLKLASLDIVKWTAIECENSFPRLQKLVLEKCCNLEEIPSSMGNVSPLETIEVSDCPNSANSVKEIQEEQISMGNTGFKVITSSRRRS from the coding sequence ATGGCCTCCAGTGCTCTTACTTGCATTTCTTCGGTCTTGGGTTATCTGCGGACGTTTCTGGAGAACTTGCATCCTGTTCAAGAACACGAGTTGGGTTTCATAAGAATGTGGCTGAGAAGTATCGAAACATTTCTTTTCTGTGCGAGAAAATGGGGCAACGATGATGATGCAAGTCTAGGAGCACTGATAGATAGGATTAATGATTACATTTACAAAATGGGACTGGCGACTCACACCATCTGCCCTGCTAGTCAGGAACTTGGATTGCCTAAGAACCATTTGGAAGTTTTGCCCACTGATTCAGAAGATGTCTTCGACATCGAATTATGGCAAGGCATCAACAACTGGTACTTGGCTTTATCAGATTGCTCATTAAGGCATTCAAGTAATCCACCGTTTAAAAAGGATGGCCTTGTGGAGTTCATCGACTCTCTTCTGGAAAGTCtagatttttgttttcaattcgAAGGATTTATAGGTGAAGAGGATTTGGAGAAATTAATCGAAGCCCTTAAAGAAAAgctaaaattcttgaaaaactTCATCTGTTTTGTCACACTGCAAGGTGTTGAAGATGGGCAATTGGGACCTTTATTCATCCACACTGAATTTGTCACTGCCAATGCAGCACGCCTCTATTTTACATTGAACCATTACTCAACCAGCAATCATATTACAGACCTGCTGCAGGAGATTATCCCTACAGAATCCCAAGTCCATGAGACGTGTGTCCAGGCCCTAATCacttcaaagttctcaagaCACCCATACGGGGACGCGGACGAGCTTGTGTTGAGAGACTTCCTAGAGTCTCTCCAATGTAATATATGGTCGATGCTAAAGTCTTGTACTTTTCACATGATCTCTTTCAAGTTTCAGCTGCAAATTCTTTGGGAGGGATTTAGATCCTTGAGAATCACTCTCAAGGACAAGCCCAACAAGTTTGATGAGAAGATGAGAGATCTTACTGGACTCGTGCTCTGCGAAGCCGGACTTctaaatttttctctttctttgaaTGCTACCGATGATTGGTTCGTAAGGGAGATGGATCTTGTGCCTCTTGATTTGCTGGAAAGGATTAATCTTATCAAGTTAACAGTTGCAGAGGAATGTCTCGAAACATCACCATTTAACTTTCCCAGGACAAATGCTTTGGCATTTATTGATTTTCTTCTAAAATATATGACGGATTTGACAAGTTCTGAAGCCAGTTTAGCCGCTCTTGCAGATCATCCAGTTCAGACAATCCAGAAAGACCTTGGTTTCTTACGCTCTTTCCTGGGGAAAATTGTGGAGATGCGCAATGGAGACGAGGAGCTCCAAGCAGTCTGGGACCGTGTTGTGGAGGTCGCATACACGGTGGAGTTTCTTATCGACTCCGTACTTGTTGGAGATATTCTAGATTCCTGTTCACTGTCATTTGATTCCATTGTAGAAGAAATTGAGTCCATCAAGTCTGAGGCCTCGAAGGTCTTTGACAGCAAAAGACTTGACGTCAAAGAGAAGGAAGTTACCAAGAGACCCAATCAGACTCCAGCACAGGGAAGTAAGCCAACAAACAATGATGTGGTGGTGGGATTCGAGGATGAGGCAACCTCAATAATCAATCGACTCACAAGAGGATCACGCCAAGTGCAAATAGTTCCCATTGTAGGTATGCCAGGACTTGGCAAGACAACTTTAGCtaaaaaagtttacaatgattCCTCTATTATTTCCTATTTTTATACACGTGCTTGGTGTACTGTTTCTCAAGTTTATGCCATGAAAAACTTGTTGCTTGAAATATTGACTTGTATTGAGTCCAAGCATTCtgaaaaattttttgagatGAGTGAAGAAGATCTGGCCGCAGAAGTCAAAAAAGGCTTGCTAAGGAATAGATATCTCATTGTTTTTGATGATGTATGGGACATGGAATTATGGAACAGATTGGAAGCCTCATTTCCCAATGATGGAAATGGAAGTAGAGTTATCATGACAAGCCGACTCCGTGATGTTGTTCCACAAGATAATCTCCACCAAGAGCCTCATTATCTTCGTCAGCTCACTCATGATGAGAGCTGGGATTTGCTAAAAGAGAAGTTATGTCCCGGAAAAGATTTGCTTCCTTCCGAATTAAGTGAACTTCGGATGCAAATTGTGGAAATGTGTCAAGGATTACCTCTCACAATTGTCATTCTAGCAGGAATTCTAGCGAACATGGACCCATCTGGTTGGAAAGGAGAAGTGCAAAGTTTAAGTTCGAGAAATGTTTCTAGCACAGACCAATGCACTACAGCATTAGAGCTGAGTTACGAACATTTACCAGATAATTTGAAACcatgttttctttattttggaggatttcCAGAAGACCATGAACATACTGTCAAGAGGTTGATTTGGTTATGGGTCGCTGAAGGATTTGTGCAAGCAACTGATCTAAAGAGTGCAGAGGATGTGGCAAATGATCACATGATGGATCTCATTAACAGGAGCTTAGTCATGGTTTCTAAACAAAGATCCATTGGTGGAGTCAAAACTTGTCGCATTCACGATTTGTTACATGAGTTCTGTGTGAAAAATGCCAAAGAAGAAAACTTTTTGCAGCTGGTACGTGGGTACGATGAATTGTATACTTTGAACGTGCCACACTACCTACATCGCTTATGCATCAACTCTACAACAAAGGACTTCAACGAGTCAAGGTTAGCTTTTCCCACTGTTCGATCTCTATTATTCTTCGCACAAGGGACGAGGTATTTACCCTCTTCAGTTGGTCTCTCATTCAACTTTCACCTCTTCAAACTTCTCAGAGTGTTAGATTTAAGCCAAATAAATCTAAAAGACACGTTTCCTAGAGAAATAGAATTACTTGTTCACTTGAGGTACTTGGCAATTCTTGGTGATGTGTACATCCCATCATCTATAGCCAATCTTGAGAATTTGGAAACGTTTATGGCATCATCTTTGTCGTGGTCATTGCCAGACACTATATGGAATTTGAAGAAACTAAGGCATTTAGTGTGGACAGGTCCGTCTTTGTTTGGTGGTTTTGGTTTGCCCACCAAAAATCTTGACAACTCTCCACAGTTGTGTAATTTAGAGACCTTGTCTCCTCTAAGACTTTCTTCTTGGGAGAACTGGGACAAGATATTCAAAAAGTTTCCCAATATCCGCAAGTTGAAATGCAAGCTCACAGCACCTCATCAGCTTGCTAAGAAGCAGAGCAATAACATTCTAGCACTCGACTTTTCAAGTAGACTAGAATCACTCAGTTTGTGTGTCCCGCCAAGATTGGGTAAGCCATCTGGCCCATATCCAGTGGAATTTCATTTCTCTTTGACTATTAGAAAATTGACTCTATCCGGCTTTTGCTTGCCATGGAGCAAAATATCAGCAGTTGCAAATCTTCCCAATCTCGAGGCTCTCAAATTACTCAGGGAGGCCTTTGTAGGGGAAACATGGGACTTGGATGCAGAGGAATTCCCTGAACTTAGATTCTTGAAGTTAGCTTCCTTGGACATTGTCAAATGGACTGCCATCGAGTGCGAGAACAGTTTTCCTCGTCTGCAGAAATTGGTGTTGGAAAAGTGTTGTAATTTGGAGGAGATTCCTTCTTCAATGGGGaatgtttcacctcttgaaacAATTGAGGTGTCTGATTGTCCCAACTCTGCAAATTCAGTAAAAGAAATTCAGGAAGAACAAATCAGTATGGGAAACACTGGTTTCAAGGTTATTACATCCTCCAGAAGGCGTTCATGA